In the genome of Serratia symbiotica (Periphyllus acericola), one region contains:
- the corC gene encoding CNNM family magnesium/cobalt transport protein CorC (CorC(YbeX) belongs to the Cyclin M Mg2+ Exporter (CNNM) family, and was characterized as belonging to a set of three proteins, at least one of which must be present for CorA to function.) has protein sequence MSDDHSSSNDSPSPKKGFFTLFLNQLFHGEPKNRGDLVELIRDSEQNDLIDPDTRDMLEGVMDIAEQRVRDIMIPRSQMVTLKRNQQLEDCLDVIIESAHSRFPVISEDKDHIEGILMAKDLLPFMRNDSKPFSINKVLRPVVVVPESKRVDRMLKEFRSQRYHMAIVIDEFGGVSGLVTIEDILELIVGEIEDEYDDEEDLDIHQLSRHMYTVRALAPIEDFNEAFNTYFSDDEVDTIGGLVMQVFGHLPARGETIEIEGYLFKVTIADSRRIIQVHVKIPDDSPPPKLEE, from the coding sequence ATGAGCGACGACCATTCCTCAAGCAATGACAGCCCCAGCCCCAAGAAGGGGTTCTTTACGCTTTTCCTTAACCAGTTGTTCCACGGTGAACCCAAAAACCGCGGCGATCTGGTAGAACTGATCCGTGATTCCGAGCAAAACGACCTGATTGATCCTGATACCCGCGACATGCTGGAAGGTGTGATGGATATCGCGGAGCAGCGCGTGCGCGACATCATGATCCCGCGCTCCCAGATGGTCACGCTCAAACGCAACCAACAGCTTGAAGACTGCCTGGACGTGATTATCGAATCTGCCCACTCGCGCTTCCCAGTGATCAGCGAAGACAAAGATCATATTGAAGGCATCCTGATGGCCAAAGATCTGCTGCCATTCATGCGCAACGATTCCAAGCCATTCAGCATCAATAAGGTGTTACGGCCCGTAGTGGTGGTACCGGAAAGCAAGCGGGTTGATCGGATGCTGAAAGAGTTCCGCTCCCAGCGTTATCATATGGCAATTGTCATTGACGAGTTCGGTGGTGTGTCCGGCTTGGTGACTATCGAAGATATTCTGGAGCTGATCGTCGGCGAAATTGAAGATGAATACGACGATGAAGAAGATCTGGATATCCACCAACTGAGCCGCCATATGTACACCGTACGTGCGCTGGCACCGATCGAAGACTTCAATGAAGCTTTCAACACCTACTTCAGCGACGATGAAGTCGATACCATCGGCGGTTTGGTAATGCAGGTATTCGGCCACCTGCCTGCACGAGGAGAGACCATTGAAATTGAAGGTTACCTATTTAAAGTTACGATAGCCGACAGCCGACGTATTATCCAAGTTCATGTGAAAATCCCAGACGATTCTCCACCACCGAAATTGGAAGAATAA
- a CDS encoding PhoH family protein — protein sequence MNVATQEILLEPADNQRLLSLCGPFDDNIKQLERRLGIEIKRRDKRFKLVGKKLCVVAAADIIRYMYVDTAPIRGLIPDIDPEQIHLAIKESRVLEQVADSVPDYGKAVTIKTKRSMMKPRTPNQAQYIANILAHDITFGIGPAGTGKTYLAVVAAVDALERQEIRRILLTRPAVEAGEKLGFLQGDLSQKVDPYLRPLYDALFEMLGFERVEKLIERNVIEVAPLAYMRGRTLNDAFSILDESQKTTIEQMKMFLTRIGFNSKAVITGDVTQIDLPRNQKSSLRHAVEVLSDVEALSFNFFHSGDVVRHPVVARVVIAYEAWEAAEQKRKDAIAEQRQRTVNVDSQHDTP from the coding sequence AGCCTGTGTGGTCCTTTTGATGACAATATCAAACAGCTCGAACGCCGGTTAGGCATCGAAATCAAACGCCGCGATAAACGCTTCAAACTGGTCGGCAAGAAGCTGTGCGTGGTGGCCGCCGCCGATATAATACGCTATATGTACGTGGATACCGCGCCAATCCGCGGCCTGATCCCTGATATCGATCCCGAGCAAATCCACTTGGCGATCAAAGAGAGCCGGGTTCTGGAACAGGTAGCTGACAGCGTGCCAGACTACGGCAAGGCGGTCACCATCAAGACCAAACGCAGTATGATGAAACCGCGCACGCCAAATCAGGCGCAGTATATCGCCAATATTCTCGCCCACGACATTACCTTCGGCATCGGCCCAGCCGGTACCGGCAAAACTTACCTGGCGGTCGTAGCCGCAGTAGACGCACTGGAGCGTCAGGAAATCCGTCGCATTTTGCTGACGCGCCCAGCCGTTGAAGCTGGCGAGAAGTTGGGCTTCCTCCAGGGGGATCTAAGCCAAAAAGTCGATCCTTATCTGCGTCCCTTGTACGACGCGCTGTTCGAAATGCTCGGCTTTGAACGCGTGGAAAAGCTGATCGAACGCAATGTGATTGAAGTCGCGCCGCTGGCCTATATGCGCGGACGCACGCTGAACGATGCATTTAGCATTCTGGATGAAAGCCAGAAGACCACCATCGAACAGATGAAGATGTTCCTGACTCGCATCGGCTTCAACTCAAAGGCCGTGATCACCGGTGACGTCACCCAGATCGACCTGCCGCGCAACCAAAAATCCAGCCTGCGCCATGCGGTGGAGGTACTATCAGACGTGGAAGCGCTGAGCTTTAATTTCTTCCACAGTGGAGACGTGGTACGTCACCCGGTGGTTGCTCGCGTGGTCATCGCTTACGAAGCCTGGGAAGCCGCCGAGCAGAAACGCAAAGACGCGATCGCCGAGCAACGTCAGCGCACAGTGAATGTCGATTCACAGCATGATACGCCATGA
- the ybeY gene encoding rRNA maturation RNase YbeY codes for MSQVILDLQIACEDSNNLPDETAFQRWLRAVLLKFKEEAEVTVRLVDEAESNELNLTYRGKDKPTNVLSFQFEAPPGIVLPLLGDLIICQQVVEQEAAEQGKTSEAHWAHMVVHGSLHLLGYDHIEEDAAEEMESLETEIMHGLDYPDPYLAEKTQSDVSRFPHSP; via the coding sequence ATGAGTCAAGTGATTTTGGATTTGCAAATTGCTTGTGAAGACAGCAACAATCTGCCCGATGAAACCGCTTTCCAGCGCTGGCTAAGGGCTGTGCTGCTAAAGTTCAAAGAAGAGGCCGAAGTGACAGTACGCCTGGTTGACGAGGCCGAAAGTAACGAGCTAAACCTGACCTATCGCGGTAAGGACAAACCGACCAACGTGCTATCCTTCCAGTTCGAAGCCCCTCCGGGCATTGTGCTACCACTGCTTGGCGATCTGATCATCTGCCAGCAGGTGGTTGAACAGGAAGCTGCCGAGCAAGGCAAAACATCGGAGGCACACTGGGCGCACATGGTTGTCCACGGTAGTCTTCATCTGTTAGGGTATGACCATATCGAAGAAGATGCAGCCGAAGAAATGGAGTCTTTGGAAACCGAAATCATGCACGGGCTAGACTATCCTGATCCGTACTTGGCGGAAAAGACCCAGTCTGATGTCAGCCGTTTCCCCCACAGCCCCTAG